TCCGGATTGGCGAATCTGCTCAAGCAGAAGCTGCTCCACTCCAAGGTTCTTTGTATCAGGGGCCTTGATCTCAATATCATAGTAGAGGTCAGTACCACCCAAGGCAAAAACATCTGAGAGCAGTGGGACATGTTCTCCATTACCAATGTCAATCTCCTTCAACTCTTTATAAGTGAGTTCTGCCACCTTGCCAGGGTGGCCTGCCACCCGCTGTAAATGATAGTCGTGGATCACGACCAACTCGCCGCTTTTACAACGTTGTACGTCCAGCTCTATCCCATCAATGTGGTGGGTTAGGCAGTCTGCAAAGCTGGCAAGCGTATTTTCAGGAT
The sequence above is drawn from the uncultured Sphaerochaeta sp. genome and encodes:
- a CDS encoding glycerophosphodiester phosphodiesterase family protein; translated protein: PENTLASFADCLTHHIDGIELDVQRCKSGELVVIHDYHLQRVAGHPGKVAELTYKELKEIDIGNGEHVPLLSDVFALGGTDLYYDIEIKAPDTKNLGVEQLLLEQIRQSGLESRCLVSSFNPISLLRFKRKSKGSIPTGLIYGDESGVPRILRHGFGRHITHPSYLKPSKDQIREAQSFGYQLCAWTVDDREEAKSLLDQGVMGIISNNPKALKDLFSV